The window TCAGCAACATCTGCCAACTTGTTGATAAGTTCTGTAACCTTCTGCTCATGAGCAAATGTATCAACAAAAGCCTCCTTTGCGTCTGTCCAACTTGTCTTAACAGTATCGATACTGGTAAGGATAACCTCACCACCACGATGAAGAACAAACTGAGCCATATCCATTGCGTGCTGTCTCTCCTCTTCTGCCTGCTTGTACATCCAACTTGAGAAGCCCTTCCAGCCTTCCTTACGGAACCAGCAAGACATCTGTAAATAGAGATTTGATGACCACATTTCTGCCGCAATCTGCGCATTGAACGCATCCTGCATCTTCTTTGATATATTCATTTCTTGTTCTTTTTAATTAGTAATTAATTACTTACTTCGTTAGTCACTAATAATAATTCCGACTGCAAAATTACAACATTATTATTATTTTTCCAAATTATCAGCCTAAAAATATGATTTTGTACATACTTATTAAGGTGAATAAACGGTTCATCCTAAGTCTACAATATAAATTGCAAACTTAGAGATTTGGGTTTAATAAAGGTCTGTTATAAATGATTATCACCCATATCACACAATCTATTTTATCACCCCAACCACATTTATACTCCCTTTTTAGATGATGTGCTATCGCCCCGCACATGTTGTGCTGAGGGCAAACACCAATGGTGCTGAGCACTAATTAAGTTGCTACATATTGCTATGAAAAAGTGTATCTTATATTATTAGGAATGTGGTTTACACCCAAACAGAAAGACAAACGTATTTCATCGTGCTTTCATATATAAAAAAAGATTTGCATCAAAGCGGTTACTAAAAGTAAACCCAAACTTTGATACAAATCTTTGTTTTCTATACTTATCTTTATAAACGTATTCTCGTTCTACAAAAGATTATTCAATTACGACAGTTGTCCAACCATGCTTGTCTTCTATTGTGCCATATTGAATACCACGGAGAGTTTCATAAAGTTTGGTAGACCATGGTCCTGGTTTGTCACCAAAACTATAAACCTTACCCGTCTCCATATCATCAAGATGTGATATCGGAGAGATAACTGCTGCTGTACCACAAGCACCAGCCTCCTCAAAGCTATCCAATTCATCTTCTGAAATAGGACGGCGCTCTACCTTCATTCCAAGGTCCTCAGCAATCTGCATCAGACTCTTGTTCGTTATAGATGGTAAAATAGAACTTGACTTTGGAGTAACGTAAGTATCATTCTTGATACCAAAGAAGTTGGCTGCACCACACTCGTCAACATACTTCTTCTCCTTTGCATCTAAATAGAACTCTGAAGCATAACCTTGCTCATGTGCACGACGATTTGCTCTAAGTGATGCAGCATAGTTACCACCTACCTTATACATACCAGTTCCCAATGGGGCAGCACGGTCAACATCACGAACAATAACATAAGGATTAGCACAGAAGCCACCCTTAAAGTAAGGACCAACAGGGGTAACAAAGATTAAGAAGCAATATTCCTCTGCTGGACGAACACCCACCTGAGCAGATGTACCAATTAACAACGGACGAATATAGAGTGAAGCACCACTCTCGTAAGGTGGGATATATTCTTGATTAAGACGAACAACTTTCTTAACCATTTCAGCAAATAACTCTGTTGGTACTTCTGGCATCACAATACCACGACTTGTATTCTGCAAACGTTTTGCATTTTCTTCTACACGAAAAACACGCACTTTACCATCTGGACAACGATATGCCTTTAATCCCTCAAAAGCCTCCTGACCATAGTGAAGACAAGTTGCTGCCATGTGAAGTTTAAGATACTCGTCTGAACTGACTTCTACCTCACCCCACTTACCATTGCGATAGTAACAGCGAACATTATAATCAGTTGGCATATAGCCAAATGATAAACTTGACCATTCTATATCCTTCATATTATTTTCGTGTTAAGTTATTATTCATGACAATTATCTACAAAAGTAAACAAAATATTCTTACCATACAACCAAATAACAAGTTAATTAAACTTACATTTCGTTTTCTAAATAAGAAAATAGAGAATTATTGCTTTCCTAAAAGCTTCTGAATCTCGTTGTCGGTACGCTTAAGTTTTTGTTTACAGAGCTTTACTAACTCTTGAGCTTCTTTTAATTGGGCAGCCATAGAGTCTATATCAAGTTCTCCACGTTCCATTTTATCTACAATAGCTTCCAATTTATGAACTGCTTCTTCGTATTTTATTTCTTTCATTGCCTTTTTACATTAATAATATATGGAATAATATGCTCTTTTAAGATAAATGCTCTACCTTACTCTCTACCTCGCCAGCCTCAAAACGTGTTGTTATCGTATCACCTATCTTTAAGTCTTTAGCGTTACGAATTGTTTTACCATTACACAAAGTAATACTGTACCCACGCTTTAAAAGTAAAGAAGGATCAAGCAACCTTGCCCGCTGTTCAAGTATATCAAGTCGATGATGCTCACCGGACAACTTATTTTTCAATGTGGGTAATAGACGATTTTGTAACGTACTTAAATGAAAATCAGCCTGTTTGATAGTTTCATTCATTCTCATCACCAGACGTTGAGATAAGCCTTCAAGCCAAGCCTCCTGCTTTGTACGAACCACAGAAAACAATACTGGAATATGTGAACCAATATGTTGAATACGCATTTTCTCAA is drawn from Prevotella melaninogenica and contains these coding sequences:
- a CDS encoding ferritin, with the protein product MNISKKMQDAFNAQIAAEMWSSNLYLQMSCWFRKEGWKGFSSWMYKQAEEERQHAMDMAQFVLHRGGEVILTSIDTVKTSWTDAKEAFVDTFAHEQKVTELINKLADVADEEKDRASQNFIAKYIDEQVEEEKNVKDILDSFAHLESHAIAHIDSKLEQAR
- the xseB gene encoding exodeoxyribonuclease VII small subunit — encoded protein: MKEIKYEEAVHKLEAIVDKMERGELDIDSMAAQLKEAQELVKLCKQKLKRTDNEIQKLLGKQ
- a CDS encoding branched-chain amino acid aminotransferase, translating into MKDIEWSSLSFGYMPTDYNVRCYYRNGKWGEVEVSSDEYLKLHMAATCLHYGQEAFEGLKAYRCPDGKVRVFRVEENAKRLQNTSRGIVMPEVPTELFAEMVKKVVRLNQEYIPPYESGASLYIRPLLIGTSAQVGVRPAEEYCFLIFVTPVGPYFKGGFCANPYVIVRDVDRAAPLGTGMYKVGGNYAASLRANRRAHEQGYASEFYLDAKEKKYVDECGAANFFGIKNDTYVTPKSSSILPSITNKSLMQIAEDLGMKVERRPISEDELDSFEEAGACGTAAVISPISHLDDMETGKVYSFGDKPGPWSTKLYETLRGIQYGTIEDKHGWTTVVIE